One window of the Nocardia huaxiensis genome contains the following:
- a CDS encoding aldehyde dehydrogenase family protein yields the protein MSNPQLPQPINYIADAWSECVTIPDAWNLDPNTGHPVHRAVTTRPEDVERALRHAELSYGFERWDDAASEERVAVLERAADLVASRIEDIAYTDALTSGVPIAKTRMIAQFLPHRIRSAAADLRAIPRRTALAAGGRDVRLYKVPWGPAAILTPWNGPSFIPAAKLASALAAGCPVILKPSEHAPSSAQIIVECFVTAGLPSGALQLVHGAGDVGAAITGDHRVRIVSFTGGPNAGRAIARAAAEDFKVLQLELGGNNPALVLADADIDVTADGLLDGMTKLNGQWCEGPGKVLAHTSLVEPLREALLDRLARLEIGHSLDENTQLGPISNAPHFATLHNRIDALRAHGAVIDQPAKLPELDGFFLSPTVASGIDAAVATAELFGPLLTLHGVESDEEGLRVANANPSGLDAYVFGRDLDHAIDIGARVRSGEVRVNGAKIADLAEGSAQSFWGTAGIGGHAPGESVRVFCGDRVVGVDSPDLPL from the coding sequence ATGTCGAATCCGCAACTGCCCCAGCCGATCAACTACATCGCCGACGCGTGGTCCGAGTGCGTGACCATCCCGGACGCCTGGAATCTGGACCCCAATACCGGCCATCCCGTGCACCGGGCCGTCACCACCCGCCCCGAGGACGTGGAACGCGCACTGCGCCATGCCGAACTGTCCTACGGCTTCGAACGCTGGGACGACGCGGCGAGCGAGGAACGCGTCGCCGTGCTCGAGCGTGCAGCCGACCTCGTCGCGTCCCGGATCGAGGACATCGCCTACACCGATGCCCTCACCAGCGGCGTCCCGATCGCCAAGACACGCATGATCGCGCAGTTCCTGCCGCATCGAATCCGTTCCGCGGCAGCGGATCTGCGCGCCATCCCACGGCGTACCGCCTTGGCGGCCGGCGGACGCGACGTGCGGTTGTACAAGGTCCCGTGGGGGCCCGCGGCCATCCTCACCCCCTGGAACGGTCCGAGTTTCATCCCCGCCGCGAAGCTGGCCAGTGCGCTGGCCGCCGGATGCCCCGTCATCCTCAAGCCGTCGGAGCACGCGCCCAGCAGCGCCCAGATCATCGTCGAATGCTTCGTCACGGCCGGATTGCCATCGGGCGCACTGCAACTCGTGCACGGTGCGGGCGATGTGGGTGCGGCGATCACCGGTGATCACCGGGTGCGGATCGTCTCCTTCACCGGCGGCCCGAACGCCGGTCGCGCCATCGCCCGCGCGGCGGCCGAGGACTTCAAGGTGCTCCAGCTCGAGCTCGGCGGCAACAACCCGGCACTGGTACTGGCCGACGCCGATATCGACGTCACCGCCGACGGACTCCTCGACGGAATGACCAAACTCAACGGCCAGTGGTGCGAGGGACCGGGAAAGGTCCTGGCGCACACCAGTCTTGTCGAACCCCTGCGCGAAGCACTGCTGGATCGCCTGGCCCGCCTCGAGATCGGGCACTCCCTGGACGAGAACACCCAGCTCGGCCCCATCTCGAATGCCCCGCACTTCGCCACGCTGCACAACCGCATCGACGCGCTGCGCGCCCACGGCGCGGTCATCGATCAGCCCGCGAAACTGCCGGAGCTCGACGGCTTCTTCCTGTCGCCCACGGTCGCCTCGGGTATCGACGCGGCGGTCGCGACCGCCGAGCTGTTCGGGCCGCTGCTCACCCTGCATGGCGTCGAATCCGACGAGGAGGGCCTGCGCGTGGCCAACGCCAACCCCTCGGGCCTGGACGCCTACGTCTTCGGCCGCGACCTCGACCACGCCATCGACATCGGCGCGCGCGTGCGGTCCGGCGAGGTGCGCGTGAACGGCGCGAAGATCGCCGATCTTGCCGAAGGCTCGGCCCAAAGCTTCTGGGGCACTGCGGGAATCGGTGGTCACGCTCCCGGTGAATCCGTCCGGGTGTTCTGCGGCGACCGCGTGGTCGGCGTCGATTCCCCCGACCTTCCCCTGTAA
- a CDS encoding Zn-dependent alcohol dehydrogenase, with amino-acid sequence MITTEAALLTALNEPLEFTEIQVDDPEPHEVRVAVTNVGLCHSDLHYMTGTVHADLPVVVGHELGGIVESVGAAVSSLRPGDRVVGALTPSCGLCRNCQVGHSTQCQRASQIRQRPRPAFQLPDGRVVERLGDVGAFSRHTLMRENALVKMPDEVGLEVGCLLSCCVITGVGAVFRGAQVRPGSTVAVIGCGGVGSAIIQGARLAGASAIVAVDLDDARLAAARTYGATHTVNGAADVPAEITRLLGDGVDYAFEAVGSARTAATALSVLRATGTACLVGIAPDGTQLTVPAADFFFGEKRLIGSYMGSGQAHEDITQFARLYLQGSLLLDEMVSDIIPFRALDKGFEAMKSGEVTRIVADLTV; translated from the coding sequence ATGATCACCACCGAAGCGGCGCTGCTCACCGCGCTGAACGAACCTCTGGAGTTCACCGAGATCCAGGTGGACGACCCGGAGCCCCACGAGGTCCGTGTCGCGGTCACGAATGTCGGCCTGTGCCACAGCGATCTGCACTACATGACCGGAACCGTGCACGCCGACCTGCCCGTGGTGGTCGGTCACGAGCTGGGGGGCATCGTGGAATCGGTTGGGGCCGCAGTGTCTTCGCTGCGGCCGGGTGATCGCGTGGTCGGTGCGCTCACGCCCTCGTGCGGGCTGTGCCGCAACTGTCAGGTCGGGCATTCGACCCAATGTCAGCGTGCTTCTCAGATCCGGCAGCGTCCCCGCCCCGCCTTCCAGCTGCCCGACGGCCGAGTCGTCGAGCGGCTCGGTGATGTGGGCGCGTTCTCCCGCCACACGCTGATGCGGGAGAACGCGCTGGTGAAGATGCCCGATGAGGTCGGCCTCGAGGTGGGCTGTCTGCTCTCGTGCTGCGTCATCACCGGTGTCGGCGCGGTATTCCGCGGTGCGCAGGTGCGACCCGGCTCGACTGTCGCCGTAATCGGTTGTGGCGGTGTGGGTTCGGCGATCATCCAGGGCGCACGGCTGGCCGGCGCGTCGGCGATCGTCGCCGTGGATCTCGACGACGCCCGGCTCGCCGCGGCACGCACCTACGGCGCCACCCACACCGTGAACGGCGCGGCCGATGTCCCCGCCGAGATCACGCGCCTGCTCGGTGACGGCGTGGACTACGCGTTCGAGGCCGTCGGCTCCGCGCGGACCGCCGCCACCGCCCTGTCCGTACTGCGGGCCACCGGGACGGCGTGCCTGGTCGGAATCGCGCCCGACGGAACCCAATTGACGGTTCCGGCCGCAGATTTCTTCTTCGGTGAAAAGCGCCTGATCGGCTCGTACATGGGCTCGGGCCAGGCGCACGAGGACATCACCCAGTTCGCCCGCCTGTACCTGCAGGGCAGCCTGCTGCTCGACGAGATGGTCAGCGACATCATCCCATTCCGCGCGCTCGACAAGGGCTTCGAGGCGATGAAGTCCGGCGAGGTGACCCGCATCGTCGCCGACCTCACCGTCTGA
- a CDS encoding enoyl-CoA hydratase/isomerase family protein yields the protein MTDNHLDVRVDEDIAVLTLNRPAKLNVLDRDTRVLLAQTIRRFGAGECVRGIVLTGAGRAFSAGEDLRQAPATYAEMQAAFATFHDITRAILETKVPVIAAVNGIAVGGASEITLCCDARIGSPAAEYFQPENHRGIIISNASSILMRRLVRNHAMRIILGSNRISADEARRIGLLDEIVAPELLVHRASEVARQWNSDRRITALHLGLLRPRPEDIEAAFAREDEAARLAWESGAFSDGVAGFWAAKNAASAAPAPTNRDRRQS from the coding sequence ATGACCGACAACCACCTGGACGTACGCGTCGACGAGGACATCGCGGTACTCACACTGAACCGCCCCGCGAAGCTGAACGTCCTGGACCGGGACACCCGAGTGCTGCTCGCGCAAACCATCCGCCGATTCGGTGCGGGGGAGTGCGTACGCGGGATCGTGCTGACGGGCGCGGGCCGGGCCTTCTCCGCCGGTGAGGATCTGCGGCAGGCGCCGGCCACCTATGCCGAGATGCAGGCGGCATTCGCCACCTTCCACGACATCACCCGCGCGATCCTCGAGACGAAAGTCCCCGTGATCGCGGCCGTGAACGGGATCGCCGTCGGCGGCGCCTCGGAGATCACCCTGTGTTGCGACGCCCGGATCGGCAGCCCTGCCGCCGAGTACTTCCAGCCCGAAAACCACCGCGGAATCATCATTTCCAACGCCTCCAGCATTCTGATGCGCCGCCTGGTCCGCAACCACGCGATGCGAATCATCCTGGGCTCGAACCGGATCAGCGCGGACGAGGCGCGGCGGATCGGTCTGCTCGACGAGATCGTCGCCCCGGAACTGCTCGTGCACCGCGCGAGTGAGGTTGCCCGGCAATGGAACTCCGATCGCCGCATCACCGCACTGCATCTGGGGCTGCTGCGGCCGCGTCCCGAAGACATCGAGGCCGCCTTCGCGCGGGAGGACGAAGCGGCCCGCCTGGCCTGGGAGTCCGGCGCCTTCAGCGATGGCGTCGCGGGCTTCTGGGCTGCCAAGAACGCGGCGTCGGCGGCGCCCGCACCGACCAATCGAGATCGGAGACAATCATGA
- a CDS encoding class I adenylate-forming enzyme family protein, producing MIHEDSVHPEQAGELDRLAVDPPIDTLVGLLAHRALHSRDREFLRFEDGSWTFGEIADWTARLARRLVEEDGVRPGDRVAILLPNEVWWPVAWLSILAAGGVAVPVNSAYRRADLEFVLRDSGARLVFTDAAHAPLADEVRVANSDLADVRVIEVAESGDLARFPAQAPVVGTTGATLANLQYTSGTTGFPKACMLTHDYWTRLGWVCAHAAGLGPGDVALTSQPFSYMDPQWNTALCLTIGAPLVVLPRFSASGFMAAVRRHRATFCYVLGSMPTLLFKQPPDIRDRDNELRIVLCSAIPVALHAQLEQRWGAPWREIFGMTESGVDLVSLPEDTADVGTGRLGRPVPTKKVRVVDPQGMDVAEGQPGELITSGVPMMLGYWNRPGDTAQVLRGGWLHTGDIAIREAGGYRLVGRTKDMIRRGGENIAAAEVERALERDRSVVASAVLGVPDDLFGEEVKAFVQLAPGVERSEATARRIVDAAREQLARFKIPRYVEFVDDFPRTPSERVSKPVLRARAAERPGVTYDLQPPRHDG from the coding sequence GTGATCCACGAAGATTCAGTCCATCCAGAACAGGCCGGCGAACTCGATCGCCTGGCCGTGGACCCGCCGATCGACACCCTTGTCGGGCTGCTGGCGCATCGGGCCCTGCATTCCCGCGATCGCGAGTTTCTCCGGTTCGAGGACGGTTCCTGGACCTTCGGTGAGATCGCCGACTGGACTGCACGTCTGGCGCGGCGGCTGGTCGAGGAGGACGGCGTCCGTCCGGGCGACCGGGTCGCGATCCTGTTGCCCAACGAAGTGTGGTGGCCGGTCGCCTGGTTGTCGATCCTCGCCGCGGGCGGAGTCGCCGTGCCGGTGAACTCGGCCTATCGGCGTGCGGATCTGGAATTCGTACTCCGGGATTCGGGTGCGCGGCTGGTGTTCACCGACGCGGCACACGCACCGCTCGCCGACGAGGTGCGCGTCGCGAACAGCGATCTGGCCGATGTCCGGGTTATCGAGGTCGCCGAATCTGGGGACCTCGCACGCTTCCCCGCGCAGGCTCCCGTGGTCGGCACCACCGGCGCGACGCTCGCCAACCTCCAATACACCTCGGGGACAACCGGATTCCCGAAGGCCTGCATGCTGACCCATGACTACTGGACCAGACTCGGGTGGGTCTGCGCCCATGCCGCGGGCCTCGGCCCAGGCGATGTGGCGCTCACGTCGCAGCCGTTCTCCTATATGGATCCGCAGTGGAACACCGCGCTGTGCCTGACGATCGGCGCGCCGCTGGTGGTGCTGCCCCGGTTCTCGGCCTCGGGATTCATGGCCGCTGTGCGCAGACACCGGGCCACGTTCTGCTACGTGCTCGGCTCGATGCCGACCCTGCTGTTCAAGCAGCCACCCGATATCCGGGACCGCGACAACGAGCTGCGCATCGTGCTGTGCTCGGCCATCCCGGTGGCACTGCACGCGCAGCTCGAACAGCGCTGGGGCGCACCGTGGCGGGAGATCTTCGGGATGACCGAGAGCGGCGTCGACCTGGTCAGCCTGCCCGAGGACACCGCGGACGTCGGCACTGGCCGGCTGGGCCGCCCGGTGCCCACGAAAAAGGTCCGGGTGGTCGACCCGCAGGGGATGGACGTCGCCGAGGGACAGCCCGGTGAACTGATCACCTCGGGCGTGCCGATGATGCTCGGCTACTGGAACCGGCCCGGTGACACCGCGCAGGTGCTACGCGGAGGCTGGCTGCACACCGGCGATATCGCGATCCGCGAAGCGGGCGGCTACCGCCTGGTGGGCCGGACCAAGGACATGATCCGGCGCGGCGGCGAGAACATCGCCGCCGCCGAGGTCGAAAGGGCGCTGGAACGCGACCGCAGCGTCGTCGCGAGCGCTGTGCTCGGCGTGCCGGACGACCTGTTCGGCGAGGAGGTCAAAGCCTTCGTGCAACTGGCTCCCGGCGTCGAGAGGAGCGAGGCGACCGCACGCCGGATCGTCGATGCCGCACGAGAGCAGTTGGCGCGCTTCAAAATTCCGCGCTACGTGGAGTTCGTCGACGACTTCCCGCGTACCCCGTCCGAACGGGTGTCGAAGCCGGTGCTGCGCGCGCGGGCCGCCGAACGCCCCGGCGTCACCTACGACCTGCAGCCTCCCCGGCACGACGGATGA
- a CDS encoding TetR/AcrR family transcriptional regulator: MARIPTAERRADLVAAAVRMIAARGVDGATTRSIAQEAGAPLATLHYCFATKELLFAAVFEHVAAQYRDVLTRNDVHGDVPTSARALLRGVMEWYLANPDLGAAIIELISWARRQSDKQAEMVYSEAYTTMRRIIDSAATASGEVIAPDTVEALIYMVSALSDGFALNWLVFTDDAAARRQIELTLGALDAWMAVNLGAEPGAQRPQPAPEEAPRPLMSWVNMR, from the coding sequence ATGGCACGCATCCCCACCGCCGAACGGCGCGCTGATCTGGTGGCCGCCGCGGTCCGCATGATCGCCGCCCGTGGCGTGGACGGGGCGACCACCCGCTCCATCGCGCAGGAGGCCGGCGCCCCGCTGGCCACCCTGCACTACTGCTTCGCCACGAAGGAGCTGCTGTTCGCGGCCGTCTTCGAGCATGTCGCCGCGCAGTACCGGGATGTGTTGACGCGCAACGATGTTCACGGCGATGTGCCGACCAGCGCGCGGGCCCTGCTGCGCGGGGTGATGGAGTGGTACCTCGCGAATCCGGACCTCGGCGCGGCCATCATCGAATTGATCAGCTGGGCCCGACGCCAATCGGACAAGCAGGCCGAGATGGTCTACAGCGAGGCGTACACGACCATGCGCAGGATCATCGACTCCGCCGCGACCGCCTCGGGCGAGGTGATCGCGCCGGACACCGTCGAGGCGCTGATCTACATGGTGTCCGCCCTGTCGGACGGGTTCGCCCTCAACTGGCTGGTGTTCACCGATGACGCTGCGGCACGGCGTCAGATCGAGCTCACCCTGGGCGCACTGGACGCCTGGATGGCGGTCAATCTCGGGGCCGAGCCCGGCGCACAGCGTCCGCAGCCCGCACCCGAGGAAGCCCCGCGGCCACTCATGTCCTGGGTGAACATGCGCTGA
- a CDS encoding gamma-glutamyl-gamma-aminobutyrate hydrolase family protein, protein MTARETTRPLIGTTGRRVRLGLVQGLDPRYGHLFADTFMSDFSERIAGAGGVPVNLPYDADPEALCHWLSGVIITGGQDVHPACWGGDPAVVGDVDPRDDPMVHDVERDRFEIALVRAALDRDVPVLGVCRGLQILNVALGGTLIPHLPPGSVEHLSMSPPITDGADDHKVRFEPGSVAERIFGASAVTNSWHHQAVDRCGTGLIVTGRTADGVVEAVELPGRPVLGVQWHPEWMERTDPSLNWLVAEANRVSACSPRT, encoded by the coding sequence GTGACCGCGCGCGAGACGACCCGGCCGCTGATCGGCACCACCGGCCGGCGGGTCCGGCTCGGGCTGGTCCAGGGATTGGACCCCCGCTACGGCCATCTCTTCGCCGACACCTTCATGTCCGACTTCTCGGAGCGGATCGCCGGGGCGGGCGGAGTTCCGGTGAACCTGCCCTACGACGCCGATCCGGAAGCGTTGTGCCACTGGCTTTCCGGCGTGATCATCACCGGCGGCCAGGATGTGCACCCCGCGTGCTGGGGTGGCGATCCGGCGGTGGTCGGGGACGTGGATCCGCGCGATGATCCGATGGTTCACGATGTCGAACGCGACCGGTTCGAAATCGCGCTGGTCCGCGCCGCTCTGGACCGGGACGTCCCCGTACTGGGCGTGTGCCGTGGTCTGCAGATTCTCAATGTCGCGTTGGGCGGCACCCTGATTCCGCATCTGCCGCCGGGTTCGGTTGAGCACCTGTCGATGTCGCCACCGATCACCGACGGCGCGGACGATCACAAGGTGCGATTCGAGCCCGGATCGGTCGCGGAACGGATCTTCGGTGCGAGCGCGGTGACGAATTCCTGGCACCACCAGGCGGTCGACCGCTGCGGTACCGGTCTTATCGTCACCGGCCGCACAGCCGACGGCGTCGTGGAGGCGGTCGAACTGCCGGGCCGGCCGGTGCTCGGCGTCCAATGGCATCCGGAGTGGATGGAACGGACCGATCCGTCGCTGAACTGGCTTGTCGCCGAAGCGAACCGGGTCAGCGCATGTTCACCCAGGACATGA
- a CDS encoding glutamine synthetase family protein, translating to MSEIATATIDLDESVHTVRLEATNHEGCFLGKNVARKKFAASAGSGFAMADLLFGLDLGNAPTFGFPFPEWRGHVSDVQFRPDLSTLIEWEPGLRSVIGDYWQADGSPIGICPRNLARALVERLATRGYTATVAVEIEATLFQESIHEARAKGYRDLTPLGGSAGTAYHLAKSKDWVEYMSAVARRLDEIGIEWEAWSDEDAAGQVELNLVPGDPLSVCDNWARARQVMREVAFELGRTVTFMAKPTAGYGQASHVNLSLQRDGVNAFYAPDGPSATMRHAVAGLLVTMRGATSVMLPQITSYRRLVDLSGPPTTVTWGIANKSTAVRAVCGHPAQARLEYRLPGADANLYLAVATILAGVVAGLDGALEPPEPVSDLAWCVPDLERLPDTITKAAAALEADPILREQLGDEFVDYWVGTRRWEWMQFHTTGGDPFAELSEWESARYFEFP from the coding sequence ATGTCTGAAATCGCCACCGCCACTATCGATCTCGATGAGTCGGTGCACACCGTCCGGCTCGAGGCCACCAATCACGAGGGCTGTTTCCTCGGAAAGAACGTGGCGCGCAAGAAGTTCGCCGCGAGCGCGGGGTCGGGGTTCGCGATGGCCGATCTGCTGTTCGGCCTCGACCTGGGCAATGCGCCGACCTTCGGATTTCCCTTCCCGGAATGGCGTGGGCATGTCTCCGACGTGCAGTTCCGGCCCGATCTGTCGACGCTGATCGAATGGGAGCCCGGCCTGCGTTCGGTGATCGGCGACTACTGGCAGGCCGACGGCAGCCCGATCGGGATCTGTCCGCGCAATCTGGCCCGTGCCCTGGTCGAGCGGTTGGCGACCCGCGGGTACACCGCGACCGTCGCGGTGGAGATCGAGGCGACCCTGTTCCAGGAATCCATCCACGAGGCGCGGGCCAAGGGATACCGCGACCTGACCCCGCTCGGCGGTTCCGCCGGGACCGCGTATCACCTTGCCAAGTCCAAGGATTGGGTGGAGTACATGTCGGCCGTCGCGCGTCGCCTGGACGAGATCGGCATCGAGTGGGAAGCCTGGAGCGATGAGGACGCGGCCGGTCAGGTCGAATTGAATCTGGTGCCCGGCGATCCACTGTCGGTGTGCGACAACTGGGCTCGCGCCCGGCAGGTCATGCGGGAGGTGGCCTTCGAACTCGGTCGCACCGTGACCTTCATGGCCAAGCCGACCGCCGGATACGGGCAGGCGTCGCATGTGAATCTGTCCCTGCAACGCGACGGGGTCAACGCCTTCTATGCGCCCGACGGCCCATCGGCCACCATGCGGCACGCAGTGGCCGGACTGCTCGTGACCATGCGCGGCGCGACCTCGGTGATGCTGCCGCAGATCACCTCCTATCGCCGCCTGGTCGATCTGAGCGGTCCGCCGACCACCGTGACCTGGGGTATCGCCAACAAGAGCACTGCGGTGCGCGCGGTGTGCGGCCATCCTGCCCAGGCCCGGCTCGAGTACCGGCTGCCCGGCGCGGACGCGAATCTGTATCTCGCGGTCGCGACCATTCTCGCGGGCGTGGTCGCCGGACTCGACGGCGCGCTCGAACCACCCGAGCCGGTCAGCGATTTGGCCTGGTGCGTACCGGATCTGGAGCGTTTGCCCGACACGATCACCAAGGCGGCCGCCGCGCTCGAGGCCGATCCGATCCTGCGCGAGCAGCTCGGCGACGAATTCGTCGACTACTGGGTCGGCACGCGCCGCTGGGAGTGGATGCAGTTCCACACCACCGGCGGCGACCCGTTCGCCGAACTGTCGGAATGGGAATCGGCCCGATACTTCGAGTTCCCGTGA
- a CDS encoding alpha/beta hydrolase — protein MNDSTPGWWNLLDDNAAAMARIFGQIIPKPLRELGSEQARTLANTQAPPEPITALNQVDQLTISTRADTITARLYRADGITGGDFAPALVYLHGGGFVLGTLDGADELCRAIAAGSGWTVVSLEYRLAPENPYPAALHDGIDAFSWLIENAPELGIDPNRIAIAGDSAGGNLAAALCLHRRDAGLPLPLTQILAYPAVDDTFSTPSWTDFADAPLLSAADARWCWEQYVGPNHPGGDQLAAPLRAASLRDLPPALILTAEVDPLRDDAEAYAARLWRDEVPVTLTRYPGVFHGFLSEVALFPQAKHAIDEICLHLGQFAHM, from the coding sequence ATGAACGACAGCACCCCGGGCTGGTGGAATCTGCTCGACGACAACGCCGCCGCCATGGCCAGAATCTTCGGCCAGATCATCCCGAAACCCCTGCGCGAGCTGGGATCGGAGCAGGCCAGAACATTGGCGAACACCCAAGCGCCACCCGAGCCGATCACAGCACTGAATCAAGTTGATCAACTGACCATATCCACGCGCGCAGATACGATCACCGCTCGCCTGTACCGCGCGGACGGCATCACCGGCGGCGACTTCGCACCCGCGCTCGTCTACCTGCACGGCGGCGGTTTCGTCCTGGGCACCCTGGATGGCGCGGACGAGCTGTGCCGTGCGATCGCCGCGGGCTCCGGCTGGACCGTCGTATCCCTGGAATACCGCCTGGCCCCCGAAAACCCTTACCCCGCAGCACTACACGACGGCATCGACGCCTTCTCCTGGCTGATCGAGAACGCCCCCGAACTCGGCATCGACCCGAACCGTATCGCCATCGCAGGCGACTCCGCCGGCGGCAACCTCGCCGCCGCCCTCTGCCTGCACCGCCGCGACGCGGGCCTGCCCCTCCCCCTCACCCAGATACTCGCCTACCCCGCCGTCGACGACACCTTCTCCACCCCCTCCTGGACGGATTTCGCCGACGCTCCCCTGCTCAGCGCCGCCGACGCCCGCTGGTGCTGGGAACAGTACGTCGGCCCGAACCACCCCGGCGGCGACCAACTCGCCGCACCCCTGCGCGCCGCCTCACTCCGCGACCTCCCACCCGCCCTGATCCTCACCGCCGAAGTCGACCCCCTCCGCGACGACGCCGAGGCCTACGCCGCCCGCCTCTGGCGCGACGAAGTCCCGGTAACCCTGACCAGATACCCCGGCGTCTTCCACGGCTTCCTCTCCGAGGTCGCCCTGTTCCCCCAAGCCAAGCACGCCATCGACGAAATATGCCTGCACCTGGGCCAATTCGCGCACATGTAG